The DNA segment TATAATCTAATAATCGTTGATAGTGAGTAATAATTAGACAACCAAAATCTTCTCCACGCATTTTATTAACACCTTTAGAAACTATTTTCAAAGCATCAATATCTAATCCAGAATCAATTTCATCTAAAATTGCAAATTTTGGTTCTATCATCATCATTTGTAAGATTTCATTACGTTTTTTCTCTCCACCAGAAAAACCATCATTAACATAACGTTGAGACATTTTTAAATCCATTTCTAAAAATTCCATTGTTTGATCTAATTTTTTAATATATTTCATCAATGGCATATTTTCATCACGTTGTGCATTAATAGCTGATTTAATAAATTCAGAGGTTGGTACTCCCGGCACTTCTGATGGGTACTGCATTGCTAAGAAAAGACCTGCGCGTGCTCTTTCATCAACTTCCATCTCAAGAACTTCTTCCCCATCTAGTAAAATACTTCCACCATCTACTTCATACTTAGGGTGCCCCATTATTGCAGATGCTAACGTTGATTTTCCAGCTCCATTCGGTCCCATAACCGCGTGAATCTCTCCAGATTTAATTTCTAAGTTTAATCCTTTTAGTATATTCTTTTCATTTATTGATACTTGTAAATCTTTAATATCAAGAACTGACATGTTTATTCCTCCATATTCTATAAAATTTAGTCACCAAATAAAATTTTTAGTTAAAATTTTAAATTGTTACTCCATATTAACATGTTTTATTATAAACTTTTTTGTATTAATTATCAAATTATTGGTTTACCAAGTATATAGCGTTTTACAAACTAAAAATTCATAACTAAATTAAAACAAAATATACCATTTTCATTCATAAAATTATCTATTTTCATAATAACATAGGTATGGCCCAATAATTTAAAATATTACTATTTAGAGAATTCCCACATTGCTATTATTTCAGTTTGTAATTCATCATAAGACCATGTCTTTAGCGTACGATTATAGCTATTCGGATCGTTTATTATATAATTCCCATTATTATCTTTACCTACTATTAAAATAATATGTCCAACAGTAGTAAATTTTCCAGGCCGAACGGATGTAATTATAGGATTACTTCTATCAACAGCCTCATCAATTGATACTTTTGATAATGATAGTTTTATTGATTTTAAATTATACTTGTTTGCTATGAAATCAAAGAAACTCCATTTCGTGCCTAATGATGTAAAGTATCCATTTGCATTTTCTATTTCTGAAATTTGTTTTGGTGTAATAGTTTCATCTTTTAACATACCACTTAATGCCATAGCAACCACTGTGGGTCCACATCCTCCTATAGCAACATTAGTTCCACCCAGAGCATCATATGCCCAACGTCTATCCCATTGTACGTAATATGGATATTTTCTTTTCAGTTCAACAGTTTCTCCATATTCAAAAGGAGTCCCCTGCTGGCCATTTAAATATCCTAATATATATTCTTTGGTATCTTTGTTATTAGCATATAATTTTTTTTCAGTATCAGGTAATTGATTTTTTTGTAAATATATAAGTTGACCTAATAAGTTATAATGCGTATTTTCAAAAAGATTTTGATCAACTTCTTCACTTTTTACAATAAACGGTGTTGGATGTTGTGCTCCTCGTATTCCATCTCTCGCTTTTATTTTTTCCATATTTTTTTTGACTAAATTTTCATTTGTTTGAGTATTATTATATTGAAAGAAGTTTTTATAATTATGATAAAAAAATAAAATAATCGATAATAAAACTATTCCGCAAATTATACTAATAATATTGTCTTTCTTCATACATATGTTACCTTTCTATTTCGATCTTAAAACTAAAACTATACCTACACTAATAACAATAACATAACCAATAAAACTCTGAAAATCAGGTATTTCTCCTAAAACAATAAATCCTAAAATACCTGAAAATACAACTTGTGAATAATCAAAAGCTGCTATATTTTTTGCCGCCGCATATCTATAAGCAAAAGTTATTCCATACTGTCCAATAGATGCACTTGCACCTGCTAAAATCAACATTGAGAGCTGATAAAACGTCATTACATGATAATCAAAAATTAAATATGGTAATAACATTAATGTTGATGTTAATGAAAAAAAGAATATGATAAATTCTCCAGATATATTATGTGTTCCTAAGTATCTTACACAAGTATATGCCATACCAGCAAAAAGAGCTCCGACTAATGCGGCTAATGCACCTGTGCTTATTAATCCACTTCCACTAGGTTTTATTACCAACATTACTCCCAAAAAAGCTACTATTACCGCTCCTATTTGAAAACTAGTCATTTTTTCTTTAAAAAATATATAAGATAAGATTAGAATTACAAAAGGAGATAACTTTTGAATTATTGAAGAATCTGCTAAGCTTATATGAGTAATTGCATAAAAATTCAAAACTAAACCTATAGTTCCAAATATAGAGCGTCCTACTAAAACAGCCCATTCTTCTTTGCTCTTTGGTGTAGTTATATTAAAACGATGTTTAAATAATGGAATTGCAGATATAATAGCTGCTATAATATTTCTGAATATTCCCTTCTGCATAGAAGGTAAATCTCCTGAAAGTTTTACAAATAAAGACATAAGCGAAAATCCAAACCCTGCCATTATAATGCAAAAAATCCCCATTAAAATATTATTTTGTTTTTTCATAAATAAACCCTAATAAAGCACAAAGCTGCTCCATAGTCCTTTCTACATTTTTTGCTGCATTCTCTTTTATCATTGCTTTTTCTAGTGTACAAATACCCCTTTGTATAGAAAATGATGCATCAATAATAGTTTTTTCTTCATGGCTTAGTAAATCTATTTCATCATCTCTAATACTTCCAGCTAAAAAAATTACTTTTTTATTATATTTTTTTGCAATTTTTGCAAGTTCAATAGGTGCTTTCCCCATAAAACTTTGTCTGTCTAACTTACCTTCACCTGTAATAAGAATATCAACTTCCGATATTTTCTTTTCTAGATTAAGATAATCTATCATAAAATTAGAACCCTTTTTTAGGTTAGAATTAGTAAACATGAGAAAAGCATATCCTAACCCACCAGCAGCACCACTTCCTGCTATATGAGACAAGTCCTTAGAATATTTTTCCTTAATTATATTTGAAAAATTCTTCACATAATTATCTACAATTTCAAATTCATCATCTTTTAATCCTTTTTGTTTAGAATAAATATAGGTAGCTCCCTTTTTACCATGTAAGGGATTAGTGACATCACATATTATGGTGAAGCTAGCTTCTTTCAATTCATTATTAATATCTTCTTCAACGCTTACTATTCTCTTCAAATCACTGATTCCGTGTTTACAGTATTTTCCATTTTCATCAGTAAATTTATAACCAAGTTCGGTTAACATTCCTATTCCGCAATCATTAGTTGCTGATCCACCTAATCCTATTATATAATGCTTTATTCCTTGTTTTAATAAATATTTTATAAGTTTTCCTAATCCAGCAGTCGTTGTTCTATATGGATCTTTTTCTTCGTCAGTTAAATGCTTTAATCCTATTATTTCTGCTACTTCTATTACTGCTTCTTTTCTGTAATTGTTAATTAAATACTCCGCTCTTATTTCTTTTCCTAAAGCATTAACTGTGATAAAATTTTCTTTAGTAAAGTCTTTAAATAGTGCTAAAAAACCATCTCCACCATCCGCTATAACTTGGCTACTAACATTAACATTAGGTATAATCTCGCAAATTTTTTTAGTAACAATCTCCCTGAGTTCTTCAGAAGAAAGAGATCCTTTAAACTCATTAATAGCAACTAAAATGTCCATTTTAAACACCTCTTTTTCATGTTAATTATGATACTCTAAAACTATTTTATCATCTATTATACTTTTTTAAAATACTCTACGTTATAATTTTTATTCTAAAATGTTATATATAAAATTTACATAAATACTTTAAATATAGTCCTTTTTTTAGTATAATGATTATGTAAAGTGATTTGCACTTTATAGAGAACTTTGAATAATATTCAGAGTTGGGCTAAATTTATTCTTAACTTAGTTAAGAAATAATACAGTTTTGAATTATACATTGCAGTACAAACTACTTTTAATAAAGTAATCCTCATGTTTGTGCCAGTAAGCTGCATTTATATCATAATATATTATAACTAATTAATGCCCTCTTTCTCTAGGTTTTAATATTTAAAACTGTATAGCACCACGAAGTTTACCCCTAAACTATCGTGGTTTTTTATATCTATACTATAAACTAATCTTTATAATATATAATACAAAATAAAATGATTAGCAATCGTTTTATTGATTACTAATCATTTTTTCTTATTTATTTCTTTTTAATAAATAATTAGAAAAATCTTCTAATTCACAATTTTTTAATTTTCTCGCTATTTCTATGGCTGATGTAGTATGTTTCTCTAATAACTCTTCGCATTGTTCAATACCATAAAAACTAAGATAAGTTATCATATCCTCATCACTCGGTAACTTACCGATATTTTCAAAATCTCCATAATAATCAAGAATATCATCTTTAATTTGATATGCTATTCCTAATTCTTTACCAAAAGAATTTATATCACTTAATTCTTCTACTTTACCTGCAATTTGACATGCAAAATCAAGAGGTAATTCTATTAGTTTTCCTGTTTTTAAACTATGCATTCTACGAAGATAGTCTGCATTAACCTCATACTCTTTTTGCTTAATATCGTAAATTTGTCCTGCAATCATTCCCATTGCCCCAGAATAATTAGCAAATTGAGAAATTAATTTTACTTTTAAATCTGGTTTAATATTAGAATTGCTTAATACTTCAAACGCCAAGGTTAACATAGCATCTCCTGTAAGTACCGCAACATCTTGTCCAAAGACTTTATGATTAGTTAATTTTCCCCAACGATAATCATCGTTATCCATTTCTGGAAGGTCATCATGAACTAATGAATATGTATGAACTAATTCAATTGCTAATGCCACATCAAAGTATTCAGCAAAATCCTCTCCATAATATTTTAATAAATATAAAAATGATAATGGACGAATTTTCTTACCATCATTAACTAAAGAATAAGAAATAGATTTTTTTAACAATTCTGGCATATCTGTTTTTTCTATATACTTCTTTGCAAAATCGTTTAGTATATCTTTATTTTCATCTATAAAAACTTGAAATTTATTCATCATTTTTGAAATCCTTAGCTAATTTTGTTACTTCCTTCTCTGCATTTTCTATAATAATATTACAGTTTTTGATTAGTTCTATACCTTCTTTATAACGATTAAGAGAATCTTCTAAAGATAAATTCCCTTCTTCTAATTCTAGAACTATTTTTTCTAAATTTATTAAATTAGTTTCGAAATTCTCTTTAGCCATTATTTTACTCCTTCTTCTATAATGTCAGTCACTTCACATTCAACTATTCCATCTATTAATCGAATCGATAAATTATCTTTTCTATTAACCTCATGTATTGACACTATTTTTTTATTATCTGAAAACGTAATAGAATAACCCTTTTTCAAGATGTTAAGAGGAGAATTTGCTTCTAAACGTTCCACTTTTCTAGAAAATTTCTCTTTATGCTTTACCAAAACATCTATATTTTTTATTTTTTCACAAGTATATGATAAGTTAAGTTTCTTATCTCTTAAGTTACTTTCAATTACTCTTGATAAATCTCGCTCAAACAATAATATTTTTTTTCTGTATTCAACATAAATATTGTCATAATTTTTAAAATATGGATTCTCTATACTATTTTGCACTCTATTTTTATAACCTTGTATAATAAAATTTATTCTATTATATAATTTATCTTTATTAAAATTTAATCTATTTTTTATATCCTCAATATTTGGTGTTACGAGTTCTGCTGCGGCTGTAGGTGTAGAGGCCCTCTTATCTGATACGAAATCAGCTAAAGTTGTATCTGTTTCATGTCCTATTCCCGTTACTATCGGAGTCTTACAATTAAAAATTTCTCGAATTACTTCTTCTGTATTAAAACTCCACAAATCTTCAATTGTACCGCCTCCACGACCCAAAATAATTACATCATTATTATCCTCATCGGCCAACTTAATATTTTTTACAATATCTTGAACTGATGCCTCACCTTGTACAAGTGTAGAATAAACATTTATGTTAGCGATAGGGAAACGACGTTGAATAGTCCTTGTTATATCTTGAATAGCAGCACCAGTTTGGGCTGTTATCACTCCGATATTTTGGCTAAATTTGGGAATTGATTTTTTGTACTGTGGTGCAAATAACCCCTCTTTCTCAAGCTTTTCTTTTAGTTCTAAAAATTTTTGATACAGTTCACCTATACGATCTTTTCTTATATCCATTACTAGAAGATTATACTCTCCTCTAGGATAATAAAAATTGACTTTTGATTTTATTAAAACTGTATCGCCATCTTTAAATTCAAGATTTTTAGCCCCAAACCACACAGCATTTATTCTTGTATTCTCATCTTTTATAGAAAAATACATATTATTATTATTATGTAGTTTCAAATTTGAAATTTCACCTTTTATATATATTTCACTTAAGTATGGATCTAGCAAAAATTTTTTTTCTATATATTTATTTAAGGCTGTTACAGTTAAATATGTTCTTTCTTCCACTAGGTTTTACCTCTTATTTTGTTGAAGTTTCTACTATACCTTTTAAAACACCATTGATAAATTTATAGCTCTCGTCCTTTTCACTATACTTTTTAGATAACTCCACCGCCTCATTGATAGAAACCTTATATGGAATATCACTATGTAATATTTCATATGCTGAAATACGTAATATCTGTCTATCCATTTTAGAAAGACGTTCAAGTTTCCAATCTTTCAAATTATTACTAATTACATTATCAATTTCCTCAAGTTTATCAATAATTTCAGTTAGAGTATTATTAACATAGCTGCTATTAGCTATCTCTTCTTGTTCTAGTTCTAAAAGTTCCTTATAGTCTAACTCCGTGTTTTCTATTTGGAATAAGATCTTAAATACAGCTTCTCTTAATTCGTGTCTACTTTTCATTAAAGCCTCCTAATTAAAAATCTATTCCTAATACATTAACATTGACACTTTTCGTAGTAATTTCAGTCATGTTGAAAATAGAATTTTTTACATTCTCTTGAATTTTACGAGCTGTTTTCGCTACACCATAACCTGATTTCATATTACAATAAACGTCTATAATTAATTCATTATCTACAAATTCTAATTCTACTCCACGTGAATAAACTTTTTTACCTAATAATTTTGAAACTCCTTCTACTTCAGTTGCTGCAATATTTGCAATAACACTTAATGCACTTGGATTTATTTCTACTTTTCCTAATTTTTTATTTTCCATTTCCTTATTCCTCCTAAGTTTATTTTATGTAAAACGCGTTGCTTAACATAAAATGATTATATCCCTATTATTATACCATATTTAACGAAAAAAAGGGAGTAAGATAACGTAAATTTATTATCTTACTCCTTTTAAATTTTATCATAATATCGATTAAATATTAGATAGTAATTCTTCAAATGCTTTGTTTATGTTGTCTTTATTTTTAGCACCCGCTTGAGCCATGTCAGGTCGTCCTCCACCACGACCATCACACACTGTTGCAAGCACATTAACAAGTTTTCCTGCATTATATTTATCTGTGATAGCTTTATCAACTGCTACAACAAAATTAACTTTATCTTCATTAATAGATGCAAAAGCAATAACATAATTTTCTAGTTTTGATTTAGCATTATCTACAAGTTGTTTTAAGTGATTCATGTTTTCTGATTCAACAACACTTGTTAAAACATTAACACCATTTATCTCTTTAATATCATTAACTAAGTTGTTTAATTCAGCATTAGCAATTTTTTGTTGAAGAATTTCTTTTTCTTTAGTTAATTTTTTAATTTCTACTTGTAAACTAGAAACTTTTTCAATAACATTAGCTGAATTTGCTTTTGTTAATTTTTCTACAGAACGTAGAGTTTCTTCTTGTTTTCTTAAATATTCATAAGCAGCTTTCCCTGTTAAAGCTTCAATTCTACGGACTCCAGCAGCAACACCTGATTCAGAAACTATCTTGAAAATTCCAACCTCACTACTATTTGCATTGTGTGTTCCACCGCATAATTCTATAGAATAATCTCCTATAGAAACAACACGTACTACATCACCGTATTTTTCACCAAATAATGCTTGAGCACCAAGTTTTCTAGCTTCAGCTATAGGCATTTCTTCTGTTTTAATTTCTAAAGCATTCCAAATTTGTTCATTAACTTCTTGTTCAACTCTCTCGATTTCTTCTTTAGTTAATGGTGCAAAGTGTGTAATATCAAATCGTAATTTGTCATCAGTTACTAATGAACCTGCTTGTTTAATATGCGTTCCTACTTGTTGACGAAGAGCCTCGTTTAATAAGTGAGTTGCAGTATGATTTTTCTCAATATTTAATCTATAATTTCTATTAACTACAAGTTCATATTCATTTCCTACAAGAAGTTCTCCTTCAACGACTTTTACAAAGTGAATATGGCGTTTATCAGGAAGTTTTTTAACATCTAGAACTTCTCCTTTGAAGCCTAGTGCTATAATCTCTCCGCGGTCCGCTACTTGCCCACCACTTTCAGCATAAAATGGTGTTCTTTCAAAGACAACTTTCACTACATCTGTTCCTGTATACTTATCTAATAGATTATCCTCTTTATCTACAATTGCAAGTAGTTTTGATGATTTTTCTATTAATTGTGTATAACCAACAAATTCGCTGTCTCCTATAATTCTATTGTATAAATCTGACTGAACTTGCATTGATGAATCATCATGACGAGATGCACGAGCACGTTCTTTTTGTTTTTCCATTTCTTCATTGAAACCATCAATATCAACTGTTAACCCCAATTCTTCTGCATATTCTTCTGTCAATTCAATTGGGAATCCAAATGTATCATACAGTTTGAATGCATCTTCCCCAGAGATAACTTTTGTTGTATCTTTTACTTCGTTCGCAATATTAGTTAAGATTGCTTCTCCTTCATGAAGTGTTTCATGGAATCTGTCCTCTTCTTTAAGAATCACATCTTTAACGAAGCTTACACTTTCCTTAACATTTGGGTAGTAATCAATCATAATTTCAGCTACTATGTCAGTAAGTTTATACATAAATGAACTATTTAACCCTAAAATTTTTGCAAATCGTACTGCACGACGTAATAAACGACGAAGTATATAACCACGACCTTCATTTGATGGAAGAGCTCCATCTGCAATTGCAAATGCTACTGTTCGTATATGGTCTGCGATAACTTTAAACGCTACATCTTGTTCTTTGCTAACACCATATTTTGCTCCAGATAATTTTTCAATTTCTCGAATAATTGGAATAAATAAATCTGTATCAAAGTTAGTAGGCACATCTTGAAGAACTGAAACTATACGCTCAAGTCCCATTCCTGTATCTATATTTTTTGCAGGAAGTTCTGTATATGTTCCATCTGCATTATGATTATATTGACTAAATACAACGTTCCAAACTTCAAGATAACGATCATTTTCTCCACCAGGATACATTTCTTCTTTTGGAGACCAAGTATCAGCTTCTGGCCCGCGATCATAGAAAATTTCAGTATTCGGTCCTGATGGTCCTTCTCCTATATCCCAAAAGTTTCCTTCAATACGAATAATTCTGTCTTCCGGAAGCCCGATGACATTTTTCCAAATATCATATGCTTCTGTATCTTCTGGGTGAATAGTTACTGATAATTTTTCTTTTTCTAAAGCTAGCCATTTTTCAGAAGTTAAAAATTCCCATGCCCATGCAATAGCTTCTGGTTTAAAATAATCACCAATAGAGAAATTTCCTAACATTTCAAAAAATGTATGGTGACGCGCAGTCTTACCAACATTTTCTATATCATTTGTACGAATTGATTTTTGTGAGTTAGTAATTCTAGGATTTTCTGGAATTTCACGTCCGTCAAAATATTTTTTTAA comes from the Gemella morbillorum genome and includes:
- the alaS gene encoding alanine--tRNA ligase is translated as MKQLTSTQIRRMYLDFFVEKGHKIEPSASLVPVDDPSLLWINSGVATLKKYFDGREIPENPRITNSQKSIRTNDIENVGKTARHHTFFEMLGNFSIGDYFKPEAIAWAWEFLTSEKWLALEKEKLSVTIHPEDTEAYDIWKNVIGLPEDRIIRIEGNFWDIGEGPSGPNTEIFYDRGPEADTWSPKEEMYPGGENDRYLEVWNVVFSQYNHNADGTYTELPAKNIDTGMGLERIVSVLQDVPTNFDTDLFIPIIREIEKLSGAKYGVSKEQDVAFKVIADHIRTVAFAIADGALPSNEGRGYILRRLLRRAVRFAKILGLNSSFMYKLTDIVAEIMIDYYPNVKESVSFVKDVILKEEDRFHETLHEGEAILTNIANEVKDTTKVISGEDAFKLYDTFGFPIELTEEYAEELGLTVDIDGFNEEMEKQKERARASRHDDSSMQVQSDLYNRIIGDSEFVGYTQLIEKSSKLLAIVDKEDNLLDKYTGTDVVKVVFERTPFYAESGGQVADRGEIIALGFKGEVLDVKKLPDKRHIHFVKVVEGELLVGNEYELVVNRNYRLNIEKNHTATHLLNEALRQQVGTHIKQAGSLVTDDKLRFDITHFAPLTKEEIERVEQEVNEQIWNALEIKTEEMPIAEARKLGAQALFGEKYGDVVRVVSIGDYSIELCGGTHNANSSEVGIFKIVSESGVAAGVRRIEALTGKAAYEYLRKQEETLRSVEKLTKANSANVIEKVSSLQVEIKKLTKEKEILQQKIANAELNNLVNDIKEINGVNVLTSVVESENMNHLKQLVDNAKSKLENYVIAFASINEDKVNFVVAVDKAITDKYNAGKLVNVLATVCDGRGGGRPDMAQAGAKNKDNINKAFEELLSNI
- a CDS encoding DMT family transporter, producing MKKQNNILMGIFCIIMAGFGFSLMSLFVKLSGDLPSMQKGIFRNIIAAIISAIPLFKHRFNITTPKSKEEWAVLVGRSIFGTIGLVLNFYAITHISLADSSIIQKLSPFVILILSYIFFKEKMTSFQIGAVIVAFLGVMLVIKPSGSGLISTGALAALVGALFAGMAYTCVRYLGTHNISGEFIIFFFSLTSTLMLLPYLIFDYHVMTFYQLSMLILAGASASIGQYGITFAYRYAAAKNIAAFDYSQVVFSGILGFIVLGEIPDFQSFIGYVIVISVGIVLVLRSK
- a CDS encoding polyprenyl synthetase family protein, translating into MMNKFQVFIDENKDILNDFAKKYIEKTDMPELLKKSISYSLVNDGKKIRPLSFLYLLKYYGEDFAEYFDVALAIELVHTYSLVHDDLPEMDNDDYRWGKLTNHKVFGQDVAVLTGDAMLTLAFEVLSNSNIKPDLKVKLISQFANYSGAMGMIAGQIYDIKQKEYEVNADYLRRMHSLKTGKLIELPLDFACQIAGKVEELSDINSFGKELGIAYQIKDDILDYYGDFENIGKLPSDEDMITYLSFYGIEQCEELLEKHTTSAIEIARKLKNCELEDFSNYLLKRNK
- the sufC gene encoding Fe-S cluster assembly ATPase SufC, which gives rise to MSVLDIKDLQVSINEKNILKGLNLEIKSGEIHAVMGPNGAGKSTLASAIMGHPKYEVDGGSILLDGEEVLEMEVDERARAGLFLAMQYPSEVPGVPTSEFIKSAINAQRDENMPLMKYIKKLDQTMEFLEMDLKMSQRYVNDGFSGGEKKRNEILQMMMIEPKFAILDEIDSGLDIDALKIVSKGVNKMRGEDFGCLIITHYQRLLDYIEPDFVHVLMDGKIVKTGGPELALRLEKEGYDWLKEEVK
- a CDS encoding Asp23/Gls24 family envelope stress response protein — translated: MENKKLGKVEINPSALSVIANIAATEVEGVSKLLGKKVYSRGVELEFVDNELIIDVYCNMKSGYGVAKTARKIQENVKNSIFNMTEITTKSVNVNVLGIDF
- a CDS encoding C39 family peptidase, with translation MEKIKARDGIRGAQHPTPFIVKSEEVDQNLFENTHYNLLGQLIYLQKNQLPDTEKKLYANNKDTKEYILGYLNGQQGTPFEYGETVELKRKYPYYVQWDRRWAYDALGGTNVAIGGCGPTVVAMALSGMLKDETITPKQISEIENANGYFTSLGTKWSFFDFIANKYNLKSIKLSLSKVSIDEAVDRSNPIITSVRPGKFTTVGHIILIVGKDNNGNYIINDPNSYNRTLKTWSYDELQTEIIAMWEFSK
- the xseA gene encoding exodeoxyribonuclease VII large subunit, which gives rise to MEERTYLTVTALNKYIEKKFLLDPYLSEIYIKGEISNLKLHNNNNMYFSIKDENTRINAVWFGAKNLEFKDGDTVLIKSKVNFYYPRGEYNLLVMDIRKDRIGELYQKFLELKEKLEKEGLFAPQYKKSIPKFSQNIGVITAQTGAAIQDITRTIQRRFPIANINVYSTLVQGEASVQDIVKNIKLADEDNNDVIILGRGGGTIEDLWSFNTEEVIREIFNCKTPIVTGIGHETDTTLADFVSDKRASTPTAAAELVTPNIEDIKNRLNFNKDKLYNRINFIIQGYKNRVQNSIENPYFKNYDNIYVEYRKKILLFERDLSRVIESNLRDKKLNLSYTCEKIKNIDVLVKHKEKFSRKVERLEANSPLNILKKGYSITFSDNKKIVSIHEVNRKDNLSIRLIDGIVECEVTDIIEEGVK
- the nusB gene encoding transcription antitermination factor NusB, with product MKSRHELREAVFKILFQIENTELDYKELLELEQEEIANSSYVNNTLTEIIDKLEEIDNVISNNLKDWKLERLSKMDRQILRISAYEILHSDIPYKVSINEAVELSKKYSEKDESYKFINGVLKGIVETSTK
- a CDS encoding glycerate kinase, whose product is MDILVAINEFKGSLSSEELREIVTKKICEIIPNVNVSSQVIADGGDGFLALFKDFTKENFITVNALGKEIRAEYLINNYRKEAVIEVAEIIGLKHLTDEEKDPYRTTTAGLGKLIKYLLKQGIKHYIIGLGGSATNDCGIGMLTELGYKFTDENGKYCKHGISDLKRIVSVEEDINNELKEASFTIICDVTNPLHGKKGATYIYSKQKGLKDDEFEIVDNYVKNFSNIIKEKYSKDLSHIAGSGAAGGLGYAFLMFTNSNLKKGSNFMIDYLNLEKKISEVDILITGEGKLDRQSFMGKAPIELAKIAKKYNKKVIFLAGSIRDDEIDLLSHEEKTIIDASFSIQRGICTLEKAMIKENAAKNVERTMEQLCALLGFIYEKTK
- the xseB gene encoding exodeoxyribonuclease VII small subunit yields the protein MAKENFETNLINLEKIVLELEEGNLSLEDSLNRYKEGIELIKNCNIIIENAEKEVTKLAKDFKNDE